The sequence GGAGTAAAGTTCGATTTTTCAAGTAGAAGGATCTCTATACCTTCTGTAAAGAATTCTTCAAGTTGATTAGATTTGATAGTTAGGTATCCTTCGCTCGGTGAGGCAATAGTGATGCCATCTTGATTGCTTTCAATGACAATGGCGAAATTACCTTTCCATGGAATTAATGAAGGTGTTTTGAGTCTCAATCCCATCTGAGCTTTCACTCGTGAAATGGCTACTTGTAGGCCATGATTAGAAGCAATTTGACCGCATAACCGTAAAGAAGGAGCGCGATTATTCTTCGTAAATTCTTTTAGCATTTTTTCAACCGCATCTCTCCTAAAGGGGAACTTCATTAAGGTTGAGAGCATTTGAAAGCAAGCAATTATCCCTAAAATCGTGCCTTCACCCTTGACTAATAATTTCTCAGTTATTTTACTTTTGCTAAGGCTACTTACTGGAGGTGAGGATGGACCAACTGGAACAGACTTAAAAACACCTTTTTCAAGGTTATTTTCTGAAGACCCTAAAGATTCTTCATTAAAATTCTCACCATTAGAGATCATTACTCTTGCAGGGAAACTAACTATACGTAGAGGGAAAGAAGTTTCAACAGCTTGAATTTCCTGTAGCTTTTTTGTGGATTTTAGTTCAATACCAAAAGAAGAATTATAGTGATGAGATCCTATAAATAAGATTTGCTCTTGTGCTAGTGCTTTATTTAGATCAGATTCATTTGGCAAAACAACTTTTGCGTGATTTTTTGCTTGATTATAACAATCCTGTATTGAAAATTGATTCTTATAAGGTCCGTCTAACATATACTTTTTGATAAAGAAAATTATTTCTGCCTCCCATAAATTCGAATCACAGCAATTACGAACTTCTTTATTAATTGTATAAAGCTGTTTGAATTTTGTATCTGAAATGCTCCAAACGACTAAATCTTTTGCAGCTCTAACTTCTTCACAAGATTTGCCCCTTAGTAGAGATGCGACTCCTATAAAACTATCTGGTCCAAACTTGTCTAGAGTTGTTAGATTACCATTATGAGTAGTCAGTAATCTTGCTGTTCCACTTTTAATTAAATAGATCTGGCCAGGCAAATATTTTTCTTGGCATACTGATTGACCAATTTGGAATCTAAATTCTTTTCCATTCTCTTTAAAAAACTTTCGGAGTGGTTCAAGGTTTGTTTTCTTAGAGTGCATCTGAATAATTTATTTAATAATTAATTGCTTTGAACTCTCTAGGGCTTTGTCAATTTCTTCTTCAATATATATCTGGAAGAGTTCAAATGCCATTCTTCTTTTCATATTGGAATCAAGCTTTGCTAATCTCCTCTCTTCTAGTCTAAGTATTAACCAGTAATTTTCTATTTGAAAGGGCTCTTGTAAAACACCTAGTGTGGATGCTCTTATTGCTGTCTTAATTAATGGATGAGCTCCAATTAGGCTTCTTGGACCTACAAGCCCATCTGGGAATCTGTCGTTGTCTTTGGAATATTCACGAGCCAAAGCAGCAAATGTTGATTCTCCTCCTTCTATTTGTAGATATAATTCATGAGCAAGATTAGGATTATCTACTCTTAATATACTGTATATAAATTGATCAAGATTCTCCTTTCTGCGAAGGAAATGAGCTTCCGCTTTATTTCCAAATTTGTCTTCGTATAGATTCTGAATTTTTATTGGAGTACTTATTTGATGATGAAGATCACTTTCTTTTAGTCCATGGTGAGAAAGAAATTTTTTTCGATCATTGATATTTTCTATTTGCCTTTCTTTGTAGAATTGATTAATAGCTTCTTTCAAAATATCTGGAGGTATATGTATATGATTAATAGCATCATAAATTAAAATTTCCTTAATTAGTGATCTAACTAAATTGCCTCTTCGAACCAATTCCAATGTTTCTTGACTTAGGCTTTTAAATATACTATTAACATTCATGTCTGCCTCTGCAGTCTTTACTAAAGATCCTTTTAACTTTAAAGTAAAAAGTACTTAATGACTCAGAATAGTAAACTTTACTTGATCAACTTCTTAAACATTAATAACTTTCCTACCCTCAAATCTAGTTAGGCCAGTCGATCCAACCAGATATCTAAGCAAAGGTCATTCATCATCTTCCTGATTCCCTTTAAACCAGCCCTGCTCTTTCCTTCCTCTCATTAAGGAAGTGATCAACGCACCAGTAAAGAACGCTCCAATACATCCCATGATCAACAACAGCGGGGAAGGAGCATTCCCTCCAGCGACTTGGCTTAGTGGGTCAAGAGCATCGTGGGTTCGAATCCCACCCCCTCTGCTTGAAATGCTAAGAATTCACTGTTGCAAATTCTCTCAAAAAATAAGCAGAAAAAAGAAAGCTGCTGCCAACTAACCAAAAGGACAGCTAGGCATAAAGAAGATGCTTCCTAATAAATAATGACACAGTCAAAAACACGTAAATCTTGGAGCCAGGTCTTGCTAGAGGGATTTGCTACCTGTGGACGTCTTCTGAACTATCGCTTGCCTAGACAGATCTAATTCCTCAGGTGGGGTTGCATCTCTAGAAGTTCAACTACAAGGGAGGGGGTTTAACACACAGCTTTAGAAGTCATGCCTTATCCGCTTCTAGTGCGAAAGGAGTTGCCTTAAGGCAATATTAAGAAATCAGCAGGCACAAATCGCTAACAGTATTGGAGCGATGTTTGAAGGCCTCGAAAAAACAAGAAGTTATTGACGCTTTCACCTAATCCAAAAGAGACCTAACCCTATTAGCACCAACGTATCTACTACTACACTAATTCTAATTATCCAGGATTTACAAATTTGAGTTCTTCCTGATTTTCATGTTCGCTTTGCAGGCTCATACAGATATGCCTTCTGTTCTCCGGTGCACTCTGTTGGGAAGGAGATAACGCTCTTTGCTGTGACGCCAGTTCCTATTGCAACAACTGCAACAACTGCAATCACCTTGACTCTTTCGCTATTGATTAACCCATCCAACATGCTATTCATTTCTCCTTTAAAAGGCCGAATCCCCATTATTAAAGGCCGAAACGGCATTTTTGGAACGCTTCATCTACATTCCTTTAAAAGAACCGCTAATTATTTCTTACACTCTATGTCCTCAGAAAGATGGGTCCCCACTGAAGAGGAGAAAGAAGTCATGCAGACTGTATGAATAAAAGTTATTGGTGCATGCAAAAAACTCAAGGAAGAGACCAGGGCAACTAATGAACACATCAGAAAAATGCTTCTTGAAATATCAGATCGTCACTTCTCCTGAGATTGATTTGAATAGACTTTGATCTTTTCCTCTAATTCCTTACCCTCAATAGACTGATTAATCAAAAAGCTCATTAGCCTAAATACTCCAGCAGTGAATTGCTACTTAAGGCAAACTCACTGCCTTCCCCTCTCTTCTTGGATCTGCCGCACCATACCAGGTGCCTTCCTTCCAATGAATTAATGCCAAGCCACTGCTAAACCTACTGTATTTGATTTGATGGCCAAAACTTTTTAAAACATGAGCAGCCATGGAGTCAGGTGTTGACGACTCAC comes from Prochlorococcus sp. MIT 1307 and encodes:
- a CDS encoding peptidylprolyl isomerase, which produces MNVNSIFKSLSQETLELVRRGNLVRSLIKEILIYDAINHIHIPPDILKEAINQFYKERQIENINDRKKFLSHHGLKESDLHHQISTPIKIQNLYEDKFGNKAEAHFLRRKENLDQFIYSILRVDNPNLAHELYLQIEGGESTFAALAREYSKDNDRFPDGLVGPRSLIGAHPLIKTAIRASTLGVLQEPFQIENYWLILRLEERRLAKLDSNMKRRMAFELFQIYIEEEIDKALESSKQLIIK